Proteins encoded by one window of Branchiostoma floridae strain S238N-H82 chromosome 6, Bfl_VNyyK, whole genome shotgun sequence:
- the LOC118418123 gene encoding uncharacterized protein LOC118418123 translates to MGVWGQEPPQPATHLPDTLWVDLEGKSVGTMGPSPEAEFVAAQDIAVSAKMLKFRDPDSFRAGELHRNVKEWERIASDSAAHQRVLNWIKNKVDITEFMVPFKGNFQGRIYDSPYPPKACFSNGKACKGHVEFITKELRARLAKGAIRLWGKVGECEPPHLIMPITVEPSKPRLCCDQRFLNCWIKDTPFTLETLRDVPRMVPQGSFLTSVDDKSGYDHLLVTEDSQTLLGFQWGGYIFVCCSIPFGFRTSAFLYQATGMVATSYVRSLGVPTSQYIDDRLAAELLARLRNKSDRDSHLDAANAAIFILCQILIRLGYFLGLGKSILIPTQIIIHLGYGCNSLLRAFFLPVDKKSRFIELREYILAQETVTIKTMQKWAGKCVSFQLVVPAAKLFARVAHRAIAEALRAQGTIRISGKLREEIEEWRFLDKWEGCMHWRDERHVSVTMSTDASDNKWGAVLLGPRGEAISFSDYWGQHDRDSHINVKETKALAHAIKAAKKWLVNARVTAKVDSKVLQAAWEREGGKSPELNEAIKSLFWVTVDTNISLALEYVDSASNPADAPSRQLSKQDARLSPRFWLQLQEAYGGARGHTIDYMSLDSNVHLGRDGRPLRHYTPWPTPLSAGVNLFSQNPAVNVLTGERENGYTEVKLFCTAALKCQNCRELNDCDFRFCKKCAAPKCWPNAERQHDDENGGVLSATIEQHQTRLTEGEVPATHSSTRLEVEVQ, encoded by the exons ATGGGAGTATGGGGGCAAGAGCCGCCCCAACCAGCGACGCATCTCCCGGATACTCTATGGGTAGATTTGGAGGGGAAGAGCGTCGGCACGATGGGACCCTCCCCAGAAGCGGAGTTTGTGGCTGCGCAGGACATTGCTGTGTCCGCAAAAATGTTGAAGTTTAGAGATCCCGATTCATTTAGAGCCGGAGAATTGCATAGGAATGTAAAAGAATGGGAGCGTATCGCCTCAGATTCTGCAGCTCACCAACGAGTGTTAAACTGGATTAAGAATAAAGTGGACATAACGGAGTTCATGGTTCCATTTAAGGGAAACTTTCAGGGGCGAATCTATGATAGCCCGTACCCGCCTAAGGCGTGTTTCTCAAACGGGAAAGCTTGCAAAGGTCATGTAGAGTTTATAACCAAGGAGTTGCGTGCTAGATTAGCTAAAGGAGCAATCAGATTATGGGGTAAGGTAGGAGAGTGCGAGCCACCACACTTAATCATGCCTATTACGGTAGAGCCATCTAAGCCAAGGCTCTGTTGCGATCAGAGGTTTCTCAACTGTTGGATTAAGGACACGCCGTTTACGTTAGAAACATTAAGGGATGTCCCAAGGATGGTACCTCAAGGTTCTTTTCTGACGTCGGTAGATGATAAGAGTGGATACGACCACCTATTGGTTACTGAAGATAGTCAAACGCTGTTGGGATTCCAGTGGGGGGGATACATATTTGTATGCTGCTCAATACCCTTCGGGTTCCGCACGTCGGCGTTCCTGTATCAGGCTACGGGAATGGTAGCGACATCTTATGTCCGATCGTTGGGGGTCCCAACCTCACAGTATATAGACGACAGGCTAGCTGCGGAATTGCTAGCCCGGTTGAGGAATAAGTCGGACAGGGATAGTCACCTGGATGCAGCCAACGCCGCCATTTTTATCCTCTGCCAAATCTTAATCAGGCTAGGATATTTCCTAGGGCTGGGCAAGTCGATTCTCATTCCCACCCAGATCATTATCCACTTAGGTTATGGATGTAACTCGCTACTCCGAGCTTTCTTCTTACCGGTGGACAAGAAGTCTAGATTCATAGAGCTTCGGGAGTACATTCTAGCCCAGGAAACTGTAACTATCAAAACTATGCAGAAGTGGGCAGGGAAGTGTGTTTCGTTTCAGCTTGTGGTCCCAGCAGCTAAGCTCTTCGCTAGGGTAGCCCACCGTGCAATAGCGGAGGCCTTAAGAGCTCAAGGGACAATCCGGATCTCTGGAAAGCTAAGGGAGGAAATCGAGGAATGGAGGTTCTTAGATAAATGGGAGGGCTGCATGCACTGGCGGGATGAGAGGCATGTTAGCGTAACGATGTCTACCGACGCCTCGGACAACAAGTGGGGAGCGGTGTTGTTGGGGCCTAGGGGCGAAGCTATCTCCTTTTCAGATTATTGGGGTCAGCACGATAGGGATTCACATATCAATGTCAAGGAAACTAAGGCTTTAGCACATGCTATCAAGGCGGCAAAGAAATGGCTGGTTAACGCTAGAGTTACTGCTAAGGTGGATAGCAAAGTGCTACAGGCAGCATGGGAAAGGGAGGGAGGTAAATCGCCAGAGTTGAACGAAGCCATAAAGAGTTTGTTCTGGGTAACGGTCGACACAAATATTTCTCTAGCTTTGGAGTATGTGGATTCGGCATCAAATCCGGCAGATGCGCCTTCCAGACAGCTGTCCAAACAGGATGCAAGGCTTAGCCCTAGGTTTTGGCTACAACTGCAGGAGGCTTACGGGGGGGCAAGGGGACACACAATAGATTATATGTCATTAGATTCTAATGTTCACCTTGGCCGTGATGGAAGGCCGCTTAGGCATTACACCCCATGGCCGACACCCCTGTCAGCAGGGGTCAACTTGTTCTCCCAAAACCCGGCTGTTAATGTCCTCACGGGCGAGAGAGAAAACGGCTAC ACGGAGGTCAAACTTTTCTGCACGGCAGCGTTGAAGTGCCAAAATTGCCGGGAGTTAAACGACTGTGACTTCAGGTTCTGTAAGAAGTGTGCAGCACCGAAATGTTGGCCCAACGCAGAACGCCAGCACGATGATGAGAATGGTGGAGTATTAAGTGCCACA ATTGAGCAGCATCAGACCCGGCTGACAGAAGGAGAAGTTCCAGCCACTCACAGCTCCACGCGACTTGAAGTAGAAGTACAGTAA
- the LOC118418122 gene encoding trichohyalin-like yields the protein MAKDQSNAESLQQENERLKREIHRMGKEQSKVLEENQTIQKEYERTLDEMRHKEIELEKQKQKMIAVMEKKRETLEKKIKELETENQQVRPEADTIQAQSERVAQEYEQIRQENEELKIENGNLRGGIDEMTGEVEKEEKIQAQCFELQRENDNLKRELEAIGRENVELKKLEQELSLLKSQSERILKGNKDVLEDSEFRKGHSEVVKKNEEIDKEKNDEAEGLKKENPASELEMESMREENEKSKQEIEQLIKALDETENDNKAIREEKKTLAKEMGILKSEVSALKQRNESMSEENRKLNMEIERMKDELQHQKDQITQSHGQIMDEVLNQIDMLEGAGMEKKKEIKDTGTTEKEDLSQNDDINIALHVTQDVNEEYKSVDGGLEHKTEVLTEEELQTSDYVYQDADELSYEEEKIDNGATVTCGEGETMEGQAITRIERMKAMGKG from the exons ATGGCTAAAGATCAGTCAAACGCAGAGAGTCTGCAACAGGAGAATGAACGACTGAAACGTGAGATACATAGAATGGGAAAAGAACAAAGTAAGGTGTTAGAAGAGAATCAAACTATACAGAAGGAATATGAGAGAACGCTAGACGAAATGAGGCACAAGGAAATAGAGCTGGAAAAGCAAAAGCAGAAAATGATTGCTGTGATGGAAAAGAAGAGAGAAACGTTAGAAAAGAAGATCAAAGAGTTAGAAACAGAGAACCAGCAGGTAAGGCCAGAAGCAGATACGATTCAGGCCCAGTCTGAGAGGGTAGCTCAGGAATATGAACAGATTAGACAGGAGAATGAGGAACTAAAAATCGAAAATGGAAATTTAAGAGGAGGTATAGACGAAATGACAGGAGAGgtggaaaaagaagaaaagatacAGGCTCAATGTTTTGAACTACAACGGGAGAACGATAACTTAAAAAGGGAACTTGAGGCCATCGGGAGGGAAAATGTTGAGCTGAAAAAGTTAGAACAAGAACTTTCTCTCCTGAAGTCCCAGAGTGAAAGAATTCTGAAAGGCAATAAAGACGTACTGGAAGATAGCGAGTTCAGGAAAGGGCACAGTGAGGTGGttaagaaaaatgaagaaattgacAAGGAAAAGAATGACGAAGCAGAAGGGTTGAAGAAAGAAAATCCTGCATCTGAGTTAGAAATGGAAAGTATGCGAGAGGAAAATGAGAAATCTAAACAAGAAATTGAACAGCTAATAAAGGCCCTTGACGAGacggaaaatgacaacaaagcaATTAGAGAGGAAAAGAAGACGCTGGCTAAAGAGATGGGCATTTTGAAATCTGAAGTTTCTGCCCTTAAGCAGCGAAATGAAAGCATGAGTGAGGAAAATAGGAAGTTAAACATGGAAATAGAAAGAATGAAAGACGAGTTGCAGCATCAGAAAGATCAGATAACACAAAGCCATGGTCAAATCATGGACGAAGTTTTGAACCAAATTGACATGTTAGAGGGTGCAGGtatggaaaagaaaaaagaaatcaaagacACAGGTACAACTGAAAAGGAAGACCTGAGTCAGAACGATGACATTAACATAGCTCTACATGTGACACAAGACGTTAACGAAGAGTACAAGTCGGTAGATGGGGGTCTAGAACACAAAACCGAAGTGCTAACAGAGGAGGAACTGCAGACATCAGATTATGTTTATCAAGATGCAGACGAGCTAAGCTATGAGGAAGAGAAAATCGATAACGGGGCAACAGTTACGTGTGGGGAGGGAGAAACCATGGAAGGACAAG CTATAACTAGGATAGAGCGGATGAAAGCGATGGGCAAGGGCTAA
- the LOC118418633 gene encoding uncharacterized protein LOC118418633 gives MPRLLPPCTVWLLLGACVSLPRDAQAGFGQPVSYVRDDRFKEMGQATLKTFDISGEDAVLGVELENTVGEDEVWVLDFQPFETNDTGRPVVTNVTTGTATLLAERTGECSSVFRTSSANRTHAGFYDDSWFPEFMNTTGNKKFFNNYTRGEVAAGQPIRLDNVVFSGPMATFFTCKNQDNTSIWERHNYTEQFEYNTTLYMTNVRPKVGPYGSSYVQSHAVLYWRLLRVAISKFLISSTRQIQPVFEYAIVKAHYDANGDPDWTKAQIEMAFKTIMDSDSYLMAAYRSNSLVYEPLNNNNSLHSVINEPSYNGTSLHLD, from the exons ATGCCGAGATTGCTCCCGCCGTGTACCGTGTGGCTCCTGCTCGGGGCCTGCGTCTCCCTGCCCCGAGACGCCCAGGCGGGCTTCGGCCAGCCCGTCAGCTACGTTAGGGACGACCGCTTCAAAGAGATGGGGCAGGCGACGCTGAAAACCTTCGACATCTCGGGAG AAGACGCCGTGTTGGGGGTTGAGCTTGAGAACACCGTTGGCGAGGACGAGGTCTGGGTTCTGGACTTCCAGCCGTTCGAGACTAACGACACGGGGCGTCCTGTGGTGACCAACGTGACGACAGGGACTGCCACGCTGCTGGCAGAGCGCACTGGGGAATGTTCTAGTGTTTTTCGCACCAGCTCGGCTAAC CGTACACATGCTGGTTTCTACGATGACTCCTGGTTTCCGGAGTTCATGAACACAACCGGAAACAAGAAATTCTTCAACAACTACACACGTGGTGAGGTAGCGGCTGGGCAACCCATTCGGCTGGATAACGTTGTCTTTTCTG gTCCAATGGCGACCTTTTTCACCTGCAAGAATCAGGACAACACTTCTATTTGGGAGAGGCACAACTACACGGAGCAGTTCGAGTACAACACCACACTCTACATGACAAACGTCAGGCCGAAG GTTGGACCGTACGGGTCGTCCTACGTGCAGAGCCACGCTGTGTTGTACTGGCGCCTGCTGAGGGTCGCTATATCTAAGTTTCTCATCAGCTCCACAAGACAGATTCAGCCGGTATTTGAGTACGCCATTGTCAAGGCACATTACGACGCAAACGGCGATCCTGACTG GACCAAAGCCCAAATAGAGATGGCCTTCAAGACCATCATGGATTCCGACAGTTACCTGATGGCTGCCTACCGATCTAACTCCCTGGTGTACGAGCcactcaacaacaacaactccctACACAGCGTCATCAACGAACCATCTTACAACGGTACTTCGTTGCACCTTGATTAA
- the LOC118418121 gene encoding uncharacterized protein LOC118418121, whose translation MEERHQRLLRQKSSKLAEGLSEIVSEVTYALFEKGDITFEQRELVEGGRENADKARRLLRVLPTGGPTAFRDLQDAVRDRNRDLSDILEEESQLVDFTMAESEHGILDDPRRLSWEKIKRDTPVSPSQLVAKHQEKIAEQVSWLEERICTLQDDTEALVQELCGLRQDCRKVEKDISMVKGEKKGMCMRLSCISTPCRRAILAIGYGRKGHGTAETNGYSGEF comes from the exons ATGGAGGAGAGACACCAGCGGCTACTCCGCCAAAAAAGCAGCAAACTTGCCGAAGGACTGAGTGAAATAGTATCCGAAGTAACGTACGCACTTTTCGAAAAAGGCGACATTACGTTTGAACAGCGGGAGCTTGTTGAAGGCGGGCGGGAGAACGCTGACAAGGCCCGCCGGCTGCTTCGCGTGCTACCGACCGGGGGTCCGACCGCCTTTCGGGACCTGCAAGACGCGGTGAGAGACCGGAACAGGGATCTTTCAGACATACTGGAGGAGGAATCGCAACTTGTAG ATTTCACAATGGCAGAATCTGAACATGGAATCCTTGACGATCCACGGAGACTCAGCTGGGAGAAGATCAAACGTGACACCCCAG TTTCACCCTCACAACTAGTGGCGAAACACCAGGAGAAGATAGCGGAACAGGTCAGCTGGCTGGAAGAACGCATCTGCACGCTGCAAGATGACACCGAGGCTCTGGTGCAAGAGCTCTGCGGTCTGAGGCAGGACTGCAGAAAGGTCGAGAAAGACATAAGTATGGTAAAGGGAGAAAAGAAG GGTATGTGTATGAGACTTTCGTGTATAAGTACGCCCTGTCGCCGAGCGATATTGGCCATTGGGTACGGCAGAAAAGGACATGGTACGGCGGAAACTAACGGGTACAGCGGAGAGTTTTAG